The Rhodoflexus caldus genome has a window encoding:
- a CDS encoding CDGSH iron-sulfur domain-containing protein: MAAVKLTVNSNGSLKVEGDFEIVDAQGNVYGLGGRTAVSICRCGLSQNKPFCDGSHRGHFDHDAKAFDLPPKKQ, translated from the coding sequence ATGGCAGCAGTAAAACTCACCGTAAACAGCAACGGTTCATTAAAAGTAGAAGGCGATTTTGAAATTGTAGATGCACAAGGAAATGTATATGGCTTGGGCGGACGCACGGCAGTATCTATTTGTCGCTGTGGTTTGTCGCAAAACAAGCCTTTTTGCGATGGCTCGCACCGCGGCCATTTTGACCACGATGCTAAGGCTTTTGACCTCCCTCCTAAAAAGCAGTAG
- the rplM gene encoding 50S ribosomal protein L13 gives MDTLSYKTISVNRASVTKDWVVIDAQSAVLGRLASEVARIIRGKHKPGFTPNVDCGDNVIVINADKIRLTGKKWTDKEIISHTGYPGGQRIASPRAVHAKSPVKLVEMAVRGMLPKNRLGRRLFTNLYVYAGNEHPHAAQQPKEIKL, from the coding sequence ATGGATACCTTAAGTTATAAGACTATCTCGGTAAACAGAGCTTCTGTTACCAAAGATTGGGTTGTTATTGATGCCCAGTCTGCGGTCCTGGGTCGCCTTGCAAGTGAGGTTGCCCGTATCATTCGTGGCAAACATAAGCCCGGCTTTACCCCGAATGTGGACTGTGGAGATAATGTAATTGTCATCAATGCCGATAAGATTCGACTGACCGGCAAAAAATGGACTGACAAGGAGATTATCTCTCACACTGGCTATCCCGGTGGCCAGCGCATCGCCTCTCCTCGCGCAGTTCATGCCAAATCGCCTGTCAAACTGGTTGAGATGGCTGTTCGCGGTATGTTGCCTAAGAATCGTTTAGGCCGTCGTCTTTTTACTAACCTGTATGTATATGCAGGAAACGAACATCCTCACGCAGCCCAGCAACCTAAAGAAATCAAACTCTAA
- a CDS encoding substrate-binding periplasmic protein, translating into MKSFFLLLLGFCVNLLHLHAQNATPVSWAAAQKNRQATLVVNYFQSPMFSYSASAKDAPKGICVDLMESFAKYVSTKKGVQIKIEYHGYDGFSKFYEATKNSANGTFGIGSVTITDARKKEVRFSPPFINSANFLLSHNSVPTLRRMELMAKDFAGMTAYTAKNTTNATRLEAIKKQYMPTMQIKYLESSIEALRAVARDPKGFTYLDFVYYNDALRDKLPIKRHPAGDFTGEEFGIIMPMNSDWQPLLQEFFSEKGANYRNSNEYKKSLNTHLGESAVKLLESIQQKK; encoded by the coding sequence ATGAAGTCATTTTTTCTTTTACTGCTCGGTTTTTGTGTTAATTTATTGCATCTACACGCACAAAACGCAACTCCCGTAAGTTGGGCGGCTGCACAAAAAAATCGTCAGGCAACCCTTGTGGTAAACTACTTTCAGTCTCCGATGTTTTCTTACAGTGCTTCTGCCAAAGATGCTCCCAAAGGAATATGTGTGGACTTGATGGAGAGCTTTGCCAAGTATGTAAGTACCAAAAAAGGTGTACAGATTAAGATAGAGTATCACGGCTATGACGGTTTCAGCAAGTTTTATGAGGCCACCAAGAACAGCGCAAACGGCACATTTGGCATTGGCAGCGTTACTATTACGGATGCCCGCAAAAAGGAAGTGCGATTTTCACCGCCGTTTATCAACAGTGCCAACTTTTTGCTTTCCCACAACTCTGTTCCAACGCTCCGCAGAATGGAGCTGATGGCAAAAGATTTTGCCGGCATGACTGCCTATACTGCTAAAAATACGACCAATGCCACCCGCTTAGAAGCCATCAAAAAGCAGTACATGCCAACCATGCAAATCAAATACCTTGAGTCGAGTATTGAGGCCTTACGGGCTGTTGCACGCGACCCCAAAGGATTTACGTACTTAGACTTTGTGTATTACAACGATGCCCTACGCGATAAACTGCCTATCAAACGCCACCCCGCAGGGGATTTTACAGGAGAGGAATTCGGCATTATTATGCCTATGAACTCTGACTGGCAGCCGCTATTGCAGGAATTCTTTTCCGAAAAAGGGGCTAACTATCGCAACAGCAACGAGTATAAGAAATCGCTGAACACTCACTTGGGTGAAAGTGCCGTAAAACTGTTAGAGTCTATTCAGCAGAAAAAATAA
- the rpsI gene encoding 30S ribosomal protein S9: MEVINTIGRRKTAVARIYVSAGSGKITVNQRELKDYFPSEILQIIVNQPLNTVNALNAYDIKVNVAGGGLKGQAEAVRLAISRALCEVTAENRPALKKEGFLTRDPRMVERKKYGRRKARRRFQFSKR; encoded by the coding sequence ATGGAAGTAATCAACACTATCGGCAGAAGAAAAACGGCTGTAGCACGCATCTATGTTTCAGCCGGTTCAGGTAAAATTACCGTTAACCAACGCGAGCTGAAGGACTATTTTCCTTCTGAGATTTTGCAGATTATCGTTAATCAGCCACTGAACACTGTGAATGCTTTGAATGCCTACGACATCAAAGTTAATGTAGCAGGCGGTGGTCTGAAAGGTCAGGCAGAAGCAGTTCGTCTGGCTATCTCACGTGCCTTGTGCGAAGTAACAGCAGAAAACAGACCGGCTTTGAAGAAAGAAGGCTTCCTGACCCGCGACCCTCGCATGGTAGAGCGCAAGAAGTACGGACGCAGAAAAGCTCGCAGAAGATTCCAGTTCAGCAAGCGCTAA
- a CDS encoding phosphatase PAP2 family protein, which yields MTTASIIDTLQAWDKNLFLWLNSLHHPALDGIMIFATATHVWIPLYILIGLGIIVSYKKQSWRYLLLIACIILCSDQFASGLIKPLFERLRPCHEPSLQEQIFVPIGCGGQYGFISSHAANTFALAAFLWLLFPQWQYKNALRWGICLWAAIVSYSRIYVGVHYPADVLLGAMAGALIAILLWHIALRLRLIPATAF from the coding sequence ATGACAACAGCATCTATCATAGACACCTTACAAGCGTGGGACAAAAACCTTTTTTTATGGCTGAACAGCCTGCACCATCCTGCCTTAGACGGGATAATGATTTTTGCCACCGCCACCCACGTATGGATTCCACTCTACATCCTGATTGGATTGGGTATTATTGTATCGTACAAAAAGCAATCTTGGCGATACCTGCTATTGATTGCCTGCATCATCTTGTGCAGCGACCAGTTTGCATCAGGGCTGATAAAACCGCTTTTTGAGCGTTTGCGCCCCTGCCATGAACCTTCGTTGCAAGAACAAATATTTGTACCGATTGGTTGCGGCGGACAATACGGATTCATATCTTCTCATGCTGCGAACACTTTTGCATTAGCAGCGTTTTTATGGCTGCTGTTTCCGCAATGGCAGTATAAAAATGCGCTTCGTTGGGGCATATGCTTGTGGGCAGCCATTGTAAGTTACAGCCGGATATATGTAGGCGTACATTATCCGGCTGATGTGCTTTTGGGCGCAATGGCAGGCGCACTGATTGCCATTTTGCTTTGGCACATTGCGTTGCGGCTGCGGCTAATCCCTGCTACTGCTTTTTAG
- the rpsB gene encoding 30S ribosomal protein S2 — translation MSNLEYKDLLDAGVHFGHLTRKWNPKMAPYIFMERNGIHIIDLNKTLTALDTACEAVKKIVRSGRKVMFVATKKQAKEVVAEEARRLKMPYVTERWLGGMLTNFTTIRKSLKKLSSIEKLIKDESSYNNLAKRERLMIARERDKLQRILGGVADQARLPAALFVVDIKREHIAIKEAQKLNIPVFAIVDTNSDPNQVDFPIPGNDDAFKSISLITSTFGKAIEEALMERKKEKDESKLKDEENQKREIDETTVSVDADEDNE, via the coding sequence ATGTCTAACTTAGAATATAAAGACCTTTTGGATGCAGGTGTGCATTTCGGGCACCTGACCCGTAAATGGAATCCTAAAATGGCGCCCTACATCTTCATGGAGCGCAACGGAATCCATATTATTGACCTGAACAAAACGCTGACTGCGCTGGATACAGCTTGCGAAGCAGTGAAGAAAATTGTTCGCTCCGGTCGCAAAGTAATGTTTGTTGCTACCAAGAAGCAGGCTAAGGAGGTAGTAGCTGAAGAGGCACGTCGCCTGAAAATGCCTTACGTAACCGAGCGTTGGCTGGGCGGTATGCTGACTAACTTTACTACTATCCGCAAGTCTTTGAAAAAGCTTTCAAGCATTGAAAAGCTCATTAAAGACGAGAGCAGCTATAACAACTTGGCTAAGCGTGAGCGCCTGATGATAGCTCGCGAGCGCGACAAACTGCAAAGAATTCTGGGCGGAGTTGCCGACCAAGCTCGTCTCCCGGCCGCTTTGTTTGTAGTAGATATCAAGCGCGAGCACATTGCCATTAAGGAAGCTCAAAAGCTGAACATCCCTGTTTTTGCTATTGTGGATACCAACTCCGACCCTAATCAGGTGGACTTCCCTATTCCGGGCAATGACGACGCATTCAAGTCTATTTCTCTGATTACCTCTACATTTGGCAAAGCCATTGAAGAAGCGCTGATGGAGCGTAAGAAAGAAAAAGACGAAAGCAAACTGAAAGACGAAGAAAATCAGAAGCGCGAAATAGACGAAACAACTGTTTCCGTAGATGCTGATGAAGACAACGAATAG